The Fusarium oxysporum f. sp. lycopersici 4287 chromosome 1, whole genome shotgun sequence DNA segment TTTGGTTGTATTTTGAAGCAGCCCAAGCCATCTTGTTTAGTATCATATACATagaggccaagaagcaaaaaaaaaaaaggccAGCAGATTGCGCATCATGATGCCTCAAAGCGGTATGCGCGATGGGGAGAATGAAAACGACAGGTTTCATGGCTACAATGATTGTTCCCAACCATTTGTGATATTGTAATCTCATGATTCGCTAAAGAAGACTTTGCATATGAATTCAAACATCTAAAATTACCTGCCTTGCAGTATAGGATTGGTAGTCCTTTCTCCGCGGTGTTGATGACGCACACGGAAGAATGCCGGCTCATGGCGCGGGACCCTTGGTTCAACACTCCACCATCTTTcgatcttcctcttcctcgtaACATATACTCATACATACTCAGCACCTCGGCCATGGTCAATTGATCTCTAGCAATGAGTCGCCGTCGAGCAGAATCTACGGCTGTAGCTCTCCTGAGCTCACCAGCGAAATCTCACCTCCAACTGCCCCTCCGACGTCTTGATGGCATCCGCAGCCTCAGCACAAGCTCGGCACTGACTCGGCGACGACCCATTGTCGCGTGCAATTACACACAGTCCTTCAACAATGGACGGACATTTGTTTCGCAGGCGAAGGACGCGAATATTGCAGTCTTGGGAGGTGGATTGACGGGTCTCACGGCGGCATACTACCTCGCAAAGAAACTCCCCTCGACGGCCAAGATTACATTATACGAATCGAGCGATAGATTGGGAGGATGGATCAAGACAGATAGAGTACCGGTTGATATTGAGGGGAAGAGCGGTACCGTATCTTTTGAGCGCGGTGCTCGGTCGTTGTCTTCTCTAGTTGGCAACACATTTCGCTTCGATGACCTTGTTCTCTACGATCTGGTGAGGACATTTGCTGCAGCACCAAAAGGGCGCCCCGTTAACATGCCACACTCTAGGCTCTCGATCTTGGACTCGTTATCAACTCGCCTAGTCAAAAGCCACGATATATCTACTACCCAGACCATCTCGTTCCCATGCCCCCCAATGTTAGCCTCTTCGATATCTTCCGTGAGCCGCTCTACCTTGAGAGCATCGGTGCCAGTCTCGGACTCGGTATCAACTCTTTGCGCAAGAGATATCTCCCTTCCAAGGATTACTCTGTATCTGAATGGCTCTACGCCGTGAGCAACAGCCGAAAGGGCGCAGGTACCTTGGCTTCAGCCATGATGCATGGTATATATGGCGGTGATATCGACAAGCTGAGCGCTCGCTGTGTTTTAGATCGCGTGTATTGGGGCTGGTACCTGCCAAACCCCGGCCTGTCGGCGCGCCCTATGCCTGTGGCTGAGCAGACTCTCCTCGAAACTCTGGGCCAGGACAAGCAGATTCAGAAGATGGCACTGGAGCCAAGGAGTGTGCTGGTGGACTTTGGCGACAAGGGCATGGAGTCGCTGCCGCAAGCTCTATCTGCTGCCCTACGGGAGCAACCGAATGTCACTATAAAAACTGGCGAGGTCGTGCAGGATGTCgtttataataaagctaacCAGCAAGTTCATGTAAGATATCTTCCCCTTATGGCCTGGTCGATGTCACTAACAGCGTATGTCAGATTACCAGTTCCGAcgccaagaacaagcccAAGCACAACTCCAAGGTATACGATAAGGTCATCTCAACGCTATCTGCACAAGATATTGCTCGTCTCGCAGGAGACAAACTCCCTTCGCTCTCAACAGCACACTCCGTCTCTGTCATGACTGTCAACATCTGGTTCCCTCAAGAAAATCTTAAGCCTCCTGGTTTCGGTTATCTTATCCCCAACTCCGTGGCCCCTGAGCTTAACCCTGAGCACGCTCTCGGTGTCTTCTTTGATTCTGACGTTCAGACTCGCTCCAAGGATGAGCCTGCTGGTACCAAgctcttcgtcctcatgggCGGCCACTACTACGATCGTCCTGATGTCACCCCCCCtactgaggaagaggccatTTCCCAAGCTCGCAATCTACTCGAGCGTCATCTCGGCATCCCGCGCGGTGTTCCAGCTTATGCCACAGCCAATTTTGCTAGAGAGTGCATCCCTCAGCACTACGTTGGCCACCAGGATCGCCTGCGCGCTGCGCACACCGAGTTAACACAGAACTTTGGCGGGCGTCTTGCTGTCGCTGGTGGTTCCTTCACTCGCATTGGTGCTGTTGCCAGCCTGCGCGCTGGCTATGATGCTGCCGCCGCGGCGAAGGAGGGCCTTGAAGCTACGGGCCTGGAGTATCTTAACGACATTCAGCAATTTGCTGTCGTTGCGACTTCACAGATCCCTGTACGGCATTTTAAGTAGCGGGGAGTAATGCATGTATATACTTTGGTGATGGAACGACACCAGAGGTGTTTTAAAACGGAAGTTTGAACCTATTGGGACAAAAAGCTGTATTATTACTTGAGGGGCCATAGAAAGATGTAGGTTACTTGTTGCAGCTAGATGCAACAGCAAGTCAAATCCTTTACAATTTTGTCTAATCAGCGGTTTTGTTGGCCTGAACCGTAATCAATATAGTGGTATTCCGTGTTCATATAGAGGTATCATTAAGCTATCACAAAAACACACTCATCCGCTTTGTTTaaacccccccccccccatTTCGCCGCTCGTCTAATGATgataataaaattaaaaaaaaaaaaaaaaaaaaaagaagccCCTCCAACTCCATGGTTGATGGAAATTAAGCTCGTCGTAATATGTCCAGGTTGTTTGTTTTACTCCAAGATGACCACCTCCGAGTTGTTTTGGGAAGTCGAGCCAGCCAGTGGCCGGATAGCTTCGTCGATGGCTAGAAGAAGACCGATGATGCCATTCTCTGGTCGGCCTGTTGCTCCAGTGACGAGACCGCTCCAATCATCCCCCTTCCCATCCCAAACGGGCTTCAGTGCTGCAGAGAATTCATCATTTAAAGAAGGCCAGCCGCTGGAGGGAATCTTCCGCTCGATATGCCACCATGGCTCGCCTCGACGCTGCTTGATTTGGCCAAGGAATGTGATGCTGCGCTGGACCTGTTGGTTTCCAGGGCCAGTCCCGGCAAGGAGGTACTGAAATGACATCTCATCCGTTGAATTCATTATAAACTTGAATCGTCCCTGACGACGGGCTTCGATATCTGACCATGCCTCCCTGATCTTCTTGAAAGCTTCCATGGTTGGCAGGGACGCGGGGAGCCAGTCCATA contains these protein-coding regions:
- a CDS encoding protoporphyrinogen oxidase, translating into MSRRRAESTAVALLSSPAKSHLQLPLRRLDGIRSLSTSSALTRRRPIVACNYTQSFNNGRTFVSQAKDANIAVLGGGLTGLTAAYYLAKKLPSTAKITLYESSDRLGGWIKTDRVPVDIEGKSGTVSFERGARSLSSLVGNTFRFDDLVLYDLALDLGLVINSPSQKPRYIYYPDHLVPMPPNVSLFDIFREPLYLESIGASLGLGINSLRKRYLPSKDYSVSEWLYAVSNSRKGAGTLASAMMHGIYGGDIDKLSARCVLDRVYWGWYLPNPGLSARPMPVAEQTLLETLGQDKQIQKMALEPRSVLVDFGDKGMESLPQALSAALREQPNVTIKTGEVVQDVVYNKANQQVHITSSDAKNKPKHNSKVYDKVISTLSAQDIARLAGDKLPSLSTAHSVSVMTVNIWFPQENLKPPGFGYLIPNSVAPELNPEHALGVFFDSDVQTRSKDEPAGTKLFVLMGGHYYDRPDVTPPTEEEAISQARNLLERHLGIPRGVPAYATANFARECIPQHYVGHQDRLRAAHTELTQNFGGRLAVAGGSFTRIGAVASLRAGYDAAAAAKEGLEATGLEYLNDIQQFAVVATSQIPVRHFK